CCAGGACAAAAAAATCATTGTGCTGCCCAAGTCCTCTTCCGATGAACTGTGCCACACCCTTTTGGTCCAGGAAATTAATACATTAATCTGCGGTGCCATTGAAGATGAATATTATGAATTCCTAAAATGGAAAAAAATCAAAATCTTTGACGGAGTCTGCGGCTTCTGGACCCAGGCCTTTAATCGGTGGCAGGCCCAGAAATTGAATCCCGGAGACATTCTCTTCACCCGCATGCTTGAAGGCATTTCAATATAACGGCCATGGGCCGACCTGGTCTATTGACACCCAGACCGATCTCACAACAAAGTACAACCTTAAGTTTAAATCTTAATTTTAACACCTTCGCAATCGTATTAAAACGTTTCAATACGTATCTTTCATATTGTTTCATATTGTTTCATATTGTTTCATATTTATATTTCCGCCCTCCCTTAAAAAGCTAACTATTTGTTTTAAAATGGCATTTAAAATGTGGCATGTTCCTTGCTAAATGTCTTCCTGAATTTAATTGATAACCTGAAACCTGGTTGAGCAAATTAGACACATGACTTTAATTGCCATTACATGCGGTATATATGCCTCCCCCTACCGATTTATCGATGAATTATCAGCCCTATATCAATGCACCGTATATGAAGATCCAGCATTGGTTAAACAAACCGGACAGGCACATGATCTAAAAACAGACCTAATTTTCAAAGCCATTCAGTGCAGACAGATCCCTTTTGATAATTTTACCCATGACAGAAAAAAATGTCTGGCCGCACTGAAGGTACAGATATCCAAAAATATTCTAAGTGGGCCATGCCTCTTTTCGGGTGTACTATCCCATCTGATTCCTGCATCTGTTTCCGGCATTTACAGAATTATGTCGCCGACACCCATGCAGATCCGCAGACAAAGAGCCATGAGCATTGCCCAGTTATCCAGCCAGGCGGCCAGCAACACCATCATCCGATCCGACCAGAGCGAACAGCGATTTGCTGCCCAGTTAAATCTGGATACCCTTTGGGACCCTTCACGACATGATCTGGTTCTGGAATGGCGAAAAATAGATGCTGCAACATACGACATGCCCCAAGAAGAGGTTAACCAGACTCTGGAAAAAATACGCCCCAAGATCAAAAAACTAATGGGCAATGCCATTAAAAATAAACATGCTGTTGATTTTAATATCAGCGCCAGGGTTGATGCCGCCTTGGCCGGCCTTGGGCACCACCTGATTATTGAATCCAATTCAGGGCATGTATTGATAACCCTGGACCGAAAAGTGATGAATCTTGCCCGGGCACAAAAAGAAATCACGGATCTTGCCGGTACGGTAGAAGGCGTTAGATCCGTTAAAACCCAAATAGGCCCTAATTTCTACAGAAGCGGTACTATTCGCAATTTAAACCTGACTGCACCTTTTAAACGTAAAAATTGATAAAACAAAGAGTTGAAAAATACTAAGAATGCTAATAAAAACAAAATTCAAATGAAGCAACAATTCATTAACTCAAAGGAGAGAGGGACCCAAATGACAACTGGAAATACAGACGCAGCAAAAACACAATTGGACTGGAAAAGAATCCTGTTTATTCTGATCGGCCTCACCCTGTTCGCTATTGTCAATTTTTCCCCGGCATGGCCGGATGCCGTAGACCCCACAGGCAAACATTTTACACTAAGTGCCCAAGGCAAAGGCGCGCTTGCCATCTTCCTTCTGGCCGGCACATGGTGGGTATTTGAAGTGGTCCCCATCGGCGTGACTAGCCTGGCATTAGGAGCGTTTCAGGTGCTTTTTGCGGTACGTACCGCCAAGGAAGCCCTCAAAGATTTCATGACCCCGTCCGTCCTGTTTATCTTTGGATCCCTGGTGATCGGCATGGTGTTCACCAAAACAGGTTTAACCAAACGCCTGGCGTACAAAATGCTTGCCGTTGTGGGAGAAAAAACCAGCATGATTTACCTGGGCTGCTTTGTGGTCACAGCGGCATTGACCCATATTATGGCCCATACGGCTGTGGCAGCCACCATGTTTCCGCTCTTAATGACCATTTACTCCATGTACACAGACGAACCCGGCCCCACAAAATTTGGTAAAGGGCTGTTCATCGGCATGGCATTTGTTGCAGGCGCAGGATCTATTGTCACACTGTTAGGTGCAGCCCGCGGCGCCGTGGCCATCGGTTTTTTTAAAGACATCGTAGGCCGGGATGTCTCTTTTTTCGAATTGACTTATTATATGTTCCCTGTGGGCTGGGCCATGACTTTCATTCTCTGGGGATTTTTCATGATCTTTTGTAAACCCGAAAAAAAGACCATCCCCGGCATCAAGGAAAAGGCTAAATCTCTTGAAAAAGCCATGGGCGGCATCACAAAACAGGAAATTCTTGCCGGCAGCATCATCTTTCTGGCCATCGCCATCATGTCCGTAAAGCAGTTCATTCCTGCCATAGCAAGCCTGGACAAAAATGCAATCATGCTTGTAGCAACGGTTTTATTCTTTATCTTCAATATTCTTGATATCAAAGATCTTGAAACAATCCCCTGGAATATCATTCTGCTGTTTGGCGGTGCCATGAGTATCGGCTTCTGCCTGTGGGAAACAGGCGCTGCTGAATGGCTTGCCATCAACTGGCTGACCATGTTCCAGAAGGCCAATTACTTTGTATTCATCTTAAGCATCGCGTTTTTTGTTATGATCATGACCAATTTCATCATGAACGTGGCGGCCATTGCCATATCCTTGCCCGTGGCACTGGTTATCGCCCCTTACCTGAACGTAGCACCTGAAGTCATTTTGTTTGCATCCCTGGTAACAGCCGGCATGCCGTTTCTACTGCTGGTGGGTGCCGCGCCCAACGCCATTGCCTATGACTCCAGACAGTTTACCACGGGTGAATTTTTCATGTACGGTATTCCCGCATCCATCATCTTGATGGTGATTGTCGCATTGTCCATATTCTTGTGGAAAATCATGGGGATGCCCATTACAACGATGTAGTACTTGAACAAAAAGTCACACAGACTTTCAAACAAACCAATAAAGCCCTGGTTCATCGTCCTTGATGGATCAGGGTTTTGCCTTTGTCGGCACAGGTCATATTGACAGCTGCCTGCCAAATATAGTAAAACGCGCCCAATGATAAGCCTTTCCATATTCGTAACTGAACCAGGAGTTTTCATTTGAAAATTGTGATAATCGGTGCCGGTGGCGTAGGTTACAACATTGCCGGCCGGTTGGCCCTTGAGAGCAAGAATGTCGTGGTGGTCGATGTCGACGCACACGCCACCAGAAAAATTGCTGAAGACCTGGACGTCAAGGTGGTAACAGGATCGGGCAGCAACCCGGATACCCTGCGGGAGGCAGGAATTGTTGATGCGGATATTCTTTTAGCCGTCACAGACAGTGATGAAATCAATATTGTATCCTGCTTGATTGCCAACCAGATTTCGCCGATGACCCGAAAACTGATCCGTCTGCGCAATGAAGGATTTATCCCCTTTCATAATAGTTTAAAAAATGCCCCCCCGCACATTGACAACATAATCAACCCCGAAGCCGAGGTTGTCAAGACCATCAGAAAATTAATGACCATTCCAGGTGCGGTGGATAAAGGCGAATTCGTTAACGGTCGAGTTAAATATGTAGGCATGCGGCTATCAAAAAACTCCCCTATCGCCGGAATGGAATTAGCGGACTTCCATCATGTTTTTGGACAAGACAGGCCTTTACTGGCCGCCATTATCCGGGGCAATAAAGTTATTGTACCCCGGGGCAAAGACACATCAATGGCAGGGGATCTGATCTATTTTGTATGTGACACTGAAAAACTTGAAAAAACGCTAAATCTTTTAGGTGTAACGGTCAAACCGGTCAAAAGCGTACTAATCGTGGGCGGAGGCCGGATTGGTGCCAAACTCAGCCGTTCCCTTGAGCAGGACAATATTCAGGTCAAAATCGTGGAGTCCAGCATAGATCGGTGCAATGATCTTTCCATGCAAATGGGAAAAACAGTGGTACTTCATGGCGACGGCGGAGACCAGAAACTATTCATGGAAGAAAACATCAGCCAAATGGATGCTGTGGTCTCGGTGACCAATGACGATGAGACCAATATCCTTGTATCCCTTTTGGCAAAAAATATGGGGGTTGACAACACCATTACCCGTATCAGCAAAGCAAGCTATTATCCGTTATTGTCCACTATCGGCATTGAAAAAGTAGTCAGTCCAAGGGTTTCGGCGGTTTCTTCAATCTTGCAGGATATACGCCAGGGCAATGTAATTTCGGACATCTCTATTTTTGGTGAACAAGGAGAATTTATCGAAGCGGTTGCATTGGCATCCTCGCCTATTACCAAAGGCCCCATTAAAGAGATCTCTTTTCCTAAAGGCACCTTGCTTGTCTGTATCATCCGCCAGGATGAGATCATTATTCCCATGGGAGACAACAAGGTAGAGGCAGGCGACCGAATCATTTTGTTTGCAATCCAGGCGGCAGTGAAAAAGCTTGAAAAAATGCTCACAGTAAAGCTTGGATTTTTCTGATGCGCTGGCCATTTATCATACGCATTATCGGGGTCCTTCTCTTCGTACTTGGTCTTTCCATGGCCCTGCCTTTGAGCTGCAGTCTATTTTTCAAGGATGGCGCCCATCAAGGCCACCTTATAGCCATGGCAGTGACAACAATTATGGGTGCGATAATGATGTTCACTTCAAAAAAAGCCGGCAGCCATGACTATATCAACCAGAGGGAAGGCATCGCTGTTGTGGCATTAGGATGGTTTGGCATTGGTCTTTTCGGTGCCCTGCCCTTTTTTCTGGCCCCGGATTTTTCCAACTTTACAGATGCATTTTTTGAATCCGTGTCCGGATTCACCACCACAGGCTCTTCTATAATGACCAATATTGAAGGGGCGGCACCCAGCATTTTGTTCTGGAGAAGCCTGATTCAGTGGCTGGGCGGCATGGGCATCATCGTGCTCTCCCTGGCTATCTTGCCGTTTTTAGGGGTGGGCGGAATTCAGCTGTATAAAGCCGAGGTGCCAAGTCCGGTACCTGACAAACTGACCCCAAGATTATCAGATTCTGCCAAAATCCTCTGGATCGTGTATGCAGGCATGACGTTTCTGCTCATTCTGTTTCTTTGCTTTGGCGGAATGAACTTATTTGAATCGGTCTGTCACGCCCTGACCACCTTGCCCACCGGTGGTTTTTCACCCAAGAACCTTTCTATCGCACACTATGATTCAGCCTATTTTGATTATATAATTACCTTTTTTATGTTGCTTGCAGGTATCAACTTTTCTCTGCACTACCAAATATTGCGTGGTAATAGCCTTGCGTTCTGGAAAGACGCCGAATGCAGATTTTTTCTATGCGCGGTGCTTGTGGGCACCCTGATCATCACACTGAACACCTGGGGTCCACTATATGACAACTTTTCCAAAGCCTTCAGGTATGCCATATTCCAGGTGGTTTCCATTGTCACCACCACAGGCTATGCCACGGCTGATTATGAGTTATTTCCGGGCCTATCGCAGGTGCTGTTATTCTTTGGCATGTTCATAGGCGCCAGTGCCGGTTCCACGGGCGGCGGCATGAAGTGTGCCAGAATTATGGTCTGTGTTAAATACTGCTACCGGGAATTATTCAAGCTGATCCACCCCCGAAGCGTCAGCCATATCAAACTGAACAACACCCTGGTCCCCGAAGATTTGCTGCGCTCCATCCTGGGATTTATTGCTTTATATATTCTGATTTTTGTGATAGCCACGGCGCTTCTATCCTCACTGGGTGTAGATCTTTTGACCTCGTTAGGCGCGGTAGCTTCGTGTATCGGCAACATCGGACCAGGCTTTGGCACAGTGGGACCGGCAGAAAATTTTGCCCACCTGCCCCAGGCCGGTAAATGGCTTTTATCCTGGTGTATGTTGGCAGGACGACTGGAAATTTATACTGTAATCATACTTATAGTCCCCGAATTCTGGAAAAAATAAATCCGGGGTATGCACTTGACTCAAGTAGGCACAAGATGTAGTGTCTAATCATGACCGAGGATTATCCCAAAACACTCCTTGAGCTTGAGGAACGGTTCCAATCCGACGAAGATTGCTTGGCGTACCTGAGCAAGCTCCGCTGGCCAGAGGGCTTTGTTTGCCCAAGATGTGGGTGTGAAGACTCATGGCACACGAATCGAGGCACGTTCATGTGTCGAGAATGCCAACGGCAGACTTCCGTAACAGCCGGAACCGTATTCCATCAGTCACGGAAGCCGATTCAACTTTGGTTTCGTGCGATGTGGCATGTTACGACACAAAAGTACGGAGCCAATGCCTTGGGACTGAAACGAGTCTTGGGCTTAGGCAGTTACAACACCGCATGGCAATGGCTTCATAAGCTCAGACGGGCGATGGTCCGTCCGGGGCGCGACAACCTCCAAGGAGTCGTGGAGGTCGATGAGACTTACGTGGGTGGAAAGAAGCCTGGCAAGCGCGGCCGAGGAGCGGAAGGTAAGGAGTTGGTAGTGATCGCGGTCGAGGACAAGGGCTCGGAAGGAATTGGCCGTATCCGGTTGGCACACCTGCCAGACGCCTCCTCTTCGAGCTTGCATTCATTTGTGGAGGAAATGATTCGACCTGGTGCGGTGGTCCGGACCGATGATTGGTCAGGATATGAGGGGATCGAAAAGAAGGGCTATCAACGAAACATTGCCACGTCTGAGGAGATGAAACTTGCACATTTAGTCGCCTCCCTTCTTAATCGGTGGATTCTGGGAACGTATCAGGGAAGTGTCAAACCCACGCACCTGACCTATTATCTCGACGAATTTACCTTCCGCTTCAACCGCAGGACAAGTAACTCACGAGGAAAGCTGTTCTACAGGCTCGTTCAACATGCTATGTCAGTGGACCCAGCGCCACTGCCCACCCTCAAAGGGCCTGCTGTTGATTTTCTTAAAAGTGTCGAACACAAGATGTAGGGGGTGCTGGATCTAAATGCATACCCCAGAAAAATAAATAGTGCCCGACGGAAAACCGGATAGGTGGTTTTTCGTTCAAACACGACAAAGCGTGACCCGGGTGTCGTAATAGGGCGTCCCGTTACCCACGGTACTGACCATTTCAGCTGTGAGCCGGTTCAATCCGTGGCCGGCTTTGATCCATCCGCCGCGTTCGGTAATCAGGCAATCCCGCCTTGTGGACGCATCGGTGCAAAGCAGGGCTTTCACACTGCCGATTTGGCTTTTAACCATTACGGTTTGCCCATCTGCAAGACCCAAGTCTTCTGCTTCAGCAGGGTGCAGACGTACCGTTGGCAATGGTGGATGATCTGCAAGGGTTCGCTCGGAGCAAATATAATCAAAGGGTGCGACACTCAGCAGTGTATATGGGTAATCTTTATCGTCGTTTTTAAGGACATCCCCGTCAAATTGGG
Above is a window of uncultured Desulfobacter sp. DNA encoding:
- a CDS encoding SLC13 family permease; this translates as MTTGNTDAAKTQLDWKRILFILIGLTLFAIVNFSPAWPDAVDPTGKHFTLSAQGKGALAIFLLAGTWWVFEVVPIGVTSLALGAFQVLFAVRTAKEALKDFMTPSVLFIFGSLVIGMVFTKTGLTKRLAYKMLAVVGEKTSMIYLGCFVVTAALTHIMAHTAVAATMFPLLMTIYSMYTDEPGPTKFGKGLFIGMAFVAGAGSIVTLLGAARGAVAIGFFKDIVGRDVSFFELTYYMFPVGWAMTFILWGFFMIFCKPEKKTIPGIKEKAKSLEKAMGGITKQEILAGSIIFLAIAIMSVKQFIPAIASLDKNAIMLVATVLFFIFNILDIKDLETIPWNIILLFGGAMSIGFCLWETGAAEWLAINWLTMFQKANYFVFILSIAFFVMIMTNFIMNVAAIAISLPVALVIAPYLNVAPEVILFASLVTAGMPFLLLVGAAPNAIAYDSRQFTTGEFFMYGIPASIILMVIVALSIFLWKIMGMPITTM
- the trkA gene encoding Trk system potassium transporter TrkA, coding for MKIVIIGAGGVGYNIAGRLALESKNVVVVDVDAHATRKIAEDLDVKVVTGSGSNPDTLREAGIVDADILLAVTDSDEINIVSCLIANQISPMTRKLIRLRNEGFIPFHNSLKNAPPHIDNIINPEAEVVKTIRKLMTIPGAVDKGEFVNGRVKYVGMRLSKNSPIAGMELADFHHVFGQDRPLLAAIIRGNKVIVPRGKDTSMAGDLIYFVCDTEKLEKTLNLLGVTVKPVKSVLIVGGGRIGAKLSRSLEQDNIQVKIVESSIDRCNDLSMQMGKTVVLHGDGGDQKLFMEENISQMDAVVSVTNDDETNILVSLLAKNMGVDNTITRISKASYYPLLSTIGIEKVVSPRVSAVSSILQDIRQGNVISDISIFGEQGEFIEAVALASSPITKGPIKEISFPKGTLLVCIIRQDEIIIPMGDNKVEAGDRIILFAIQAAVKKLEKMLTVKLGFF
- a CDS encoding TrkH family potassium uptake protein: MRWPFIIRIIGVLLFVLGLSMALPLSCSLFFKDGAHQGHLIAMAVTTIMGAIMMFTSKKAGSHDYINQREGIAVVALGWFGIGLFGALPFFLAPDFSNFTDAFFESVSGFTTTGSSIMTNIEGAAPSILFWRSLIQWLGGMGIIVLSLAILPFLGVGGIQLYKAEVPSPVPDKLTPRLSDSAKILWIVYAGMTFLLILFLCFGGMNLFESVCHALTTLPTGGFSPKNLSIAHYDSAYFDYIITFFMLLAGINFSLHYQILRGNSLAFWKDAECRFFLCAVLVGTLIITLNTWGPLYDNFSKAFRYAIFQVVSIVTTTGYATADYELFPGLSQVLLFFGMFIGASAGSTGGGMKCARIMVCVKYCYRELFKLIHPRSVSHIKLNNTLVPEDLLRSILGFIALYILIFVIATALLSSLGVDLLTSLGAVASCIGNIGPGFGTVGPAENFAHLPQAGKWLLSWCMLAGRLEIYTVIILIVPEFWKK